One Gammaproteobacteria bacterium DNA window includes the following coding sequences:
- the ribD gene encoding bifunctional diaminohydroxyphosphoribosylaminopyrimidine deaminase/5-amino-6-(5-phosphoribosylamino)uracil reductase RibD yields the protein MFNSDDHRFMARAIQLAETPMCSPHPNPRVGCVLVKDGAVVGEGYHALAGQAHAEVNALNMAGEQARGATAYVTLEPCCHHGKTPPCTQALIAAGVSEVVVAMTDPNPQVAGNGIAELKQAGITVREGLMTEQAQLLNRGFVKRMSTGRPWVMCKVAMSLDGRTAMATGESHWITAPTARRDVQRLRARSSAIMSGIGTVLSDNPYLNLRENELGEEPTTQPARIILDSELRTPPDARMFELSGRTLIFCTSRNTEKKAALEQRGAEVYVLPDYQGGVDLNALMDKLGQLEINEVMMEAGAILNGAMLRAKLLDELIIYMAPVLMGDAAAGMMHLPGVISMEQKIPMEIVDIRAIGQDWRITCRPGKR from the coding sequence ATCATCGTTTTATGGCGCGCGCGATTCAACTCGCGGAGACGCCGATGTGCAGTCCTCATCCTAATCCGCGTGTCGGATGTGTGTTGGTCAAAGATGGCGCAGTAGTAGGCGAGGGATATCATGCCTTAGCTGGGCAGGCGCATGCCGAAGTGAATGCCTTGAACATGGCCGGTGAACAGGCGCGAGGTGCGACAGCCTATGTCACCCTCGAGCCTTGCTGCCATCACGGTAAAACACCGCCGTGTACACAGGCCTTGATCGCCGCCGGAGTGTCAGAAGTGGTAGTGGCCATGACCGATCCTAATCCGCAAGTCGCGGGCAATGGCATTGCAGAGCTCAAACAGGCGGGCATTACGGTGCGTGAAGGTCTGATGACCGAACAGGCTCAACTACTCAATCGCGGCTTCGTCAAACGCATGAGTACTGGTCGGCCATGGGTAATGTGTAAGGTCGCGATGAGTCTCGACGGTCGCACCGCCATGGCAACCGGTGAGAGTCACTGGATAACCGCGCCCACCGCACGCCGCGATGTACAACGATTGCGCGCGCGCAGCTCTGCCATTATGAGCGGTATCGGCACGGTGTTGTCGGACAATCCCTATCTCAATCTGCGCGAAAACGAGCTCGGTGAAGAACCGACAACCCAACCCGCGCGTATCATCCTCGATAGCGAACTGCGCACGCCGCCGGATGCACGCATGTTCGAACTCTCCGGACGCACCCTCATCTTCTGTACTTCGCGCAATACAGAAAAAAAGGCCGCCCTCGAACAACGGGGTGCTGAGGTCTATGTCCTGCCGGATTATCAGGGCGGCGTGGATCTTAATGCCTTGATGGATAAGCTGGGTCAACTGGAGATCAATGAGGTCATGATGGAAGCGGGGGCCATACTCAATGGCGCAATGCTACGCGCAAAACTCCTCGATGAACTCATTATTTATATGGCGCCGGTGTTGATGGGCGATGCCGCCGCCGGCATGATGCACCTGCCAGGTGTGATTTCCATGGAACAGAAGATACCCATGGAAATCGTCGATATCCGCGCGATTGGTCAGGACTGGCGCATCACCTGCCGACCGGGCAAGCGATAG
- a CDS encoding riboflavin synthase, with product MFTGIIQTKGQLSRSEARGGDMRLSIRCPDLGMDTVNLGDSIAVNGVCLTVIEKDTQGFAADVSRETLSRTTLGNLSVGHHVNLEKALTLATPLGGHLVSGHVDGVGEILSRETQARAEEFWVRAPDELARYVAEKGSICVDGISLTVNSVNGNTFRLTIVPHTLKITTMDDFRPGTRVNLEVDIIARYLERLILGDKAAQQTSSGITEALLAEHGFKRG from the coding sequence ATGTTCACCGGTATCATACAGACCAAAGGCCAGTTATCGCGCAGCGAAGCACGCGGCGGTGACATGCGCCTATCCATACGTTGCCCCGATCTGGGCATGGATACGGTCAATCTTGGCGACAGTATCGCGGTGAATGGGGTGTGTCTTACGGTCATCGAAAAAGACACCCAGGGATTCGCCGCCGATGTCTCGCGGGAAACGTTGTCACGTACTACCTTGGGAAATCTATCGGTTGGTCATCACGTCAATCTCGAAAAAGCCCTGACTTTGGCTACCCCGCTGGGTGGGCATCTGGTCAGCGGCCACGTCGATGGCGTGGGAGAAATTCTGTCCCGGGAGACACAGGCCCGCGCCGAGGAATTCTGGGTGCGTGCACCTGATGAACTGGCCCGCTATGTCGCCGAAAAAGGCTCGATTTGTGTCGATGGGATTAGCCTGACGGTAAATTCCGTGAACGGTAATACCTTTCGCCTGACCATCGTGCCGCATACGCTCAAGATCACCACCATGGATGACTTTCGCCCCGGTACCCGGGTGAATCTCGAAGTCGATATCATTGCGCGTTATTTGGAACGATTAATCCTTGGCGACAAAGCGGCGCAACAAACCTCCTCCGGCATTACCGAAGCCCTGCTCGCCGAGCACGGTTTCAAACGTGGATAA
- the nusB gene encoding transcription antitermination factor NusB, producing the protein MNVGQARRRARQAAVQAIYQWQIAQQNIGDIIKQFREEHSGSNTDMEYFERLISGITQNASEIDELYKPHVTRHLDDLGPIERAILRLATYELKYVIDIPYRIVINEAIDLGKRFGADKSHRFINGVVDKVAIDTRQIEINADKKRKS; encoded by the coding sequence ATGAATGTCGGACAAGCACGCCGTCGCGCACGTCAAGCCGCAGTACAAGCAATATATCAATGGCAAATCGCGCAGCAAAATATCGGTGACATCATCAAACAATTTCGTGAAGAGCATAGCGGCTCAAACACCGACATGGAATACTTCGAACGCTTGATCAGCGGCATCACCCAAAACGCCAGCGAAATCGACGAACTCTACAAACCACATGTTACCCGCCACCTCGATGACCTTGGTCCTATCGAACGCGCCATACTTCGACTGGCTACCTACGAACTCAAATACGTTATCGACATTCCGTATCGCATTGTAATCAACGAAGCCATCGACCTTGGAAAACGCTTCGGCGCAGACAAATCTCACCGCTTCATCAACGGCGTCGTCGACAAAGTCGCCATCGACACTCGCCAGATTGAAATAAACGCAGATAAGAAACGCAAATCATAA
- the ribE gene encoding 6,7-dimethyl-8-ribityllumazine synthase → MNDIKTYEGELTVAKDTKFGIVVSRFNSYIGESLLEGAIDTIVRHGGKRSDIEIVRVPGAFEIPLAAQRMARSKKYHAIIALGVVIRGGTPHFEYVAGEVTKGLSHVSLNDDVPVAFGVLTVDTIEQAIERAGTKAGNKGVEATVSAIEMVNLFRNM, encoded by the coding sequence ATGAACGACATCAAAACATATGAAGGCGAACTCACCGTAGCAAAAGACACCAAATTCGGTATCGTCGTGAGCCGCTTCAACAGCTATATCGGCGAAAGCCTACTCGAAGGCGCCATCGACACCATCGTCCGTCATGGCGGCAAACGCAGCGATATCGAAATCGTCCGAGTTCCCGGTGCCTTTGAAATTCCCCTGGCCGCACAGCGTATGGCCCGTAGTAAAAAATACCATGCGATTATCGCGCTTGGCGTTGTTATCCGTGGCGGAACACCGCACTTTGAATATGTCGCGGGTGAGGTGACCAAGGGTCTGTCACACGTTTCGCTCAACGACGATGTGCCTGTCGCATTCGGCGTGTTGACGGTGGATACGATAGAGCAAGCGATCGAACGTGCAGGCACCAAGGCCGGTAACAAAGGTGTCGAAGCGACAGTTTCTGCGATCGAAATGGTGAATTTGTTTCGCAATATGTAG
- a CDS encoding phosphatidylglycerophosphatase A — protein sequence MNFVAKWLALGFGSGLAPVAPGTFGTLAAIPIFVLMQNLPTSTYIGLVLIFSIVGIWACHVYSRALGVHDHGSIVWDEVVGYLITMMFAPQGWQWIVIGFFLFRLFDIWKPWPIRLLDRHVHGGFGIMVDDMLAGVFGMVVIILIKPYVEF from the coding sequence ATGAACTTCGTCGCCAAATGGCTAGCACTCGGATTCGGATCAGGTTTGGCGCCAGTCGCCCCTGGCACCTTCGGCACACTCGCCGCGATTCCCATCTTTGTGCTCATGCAAAACTTACCAACATCGACCTATATAGGCCTAGTGCTAATATTTTCCATAGTCGGCATCTGGGCCTGCCACGTATATAGCCGCGCACTCGGTGTACACGATCATGGCAGTATCGTATGGGACGAAGTCGTTGGCTATTTGATAACGATGATGTTTGCGCCACAAGGCTGGCAATGGATCGTGATCGGGTTTTTTCTGTTTCGATTATTCGACATCTGGAAACCCTGGCCGATACGCCTGCTTGATCGTCACGTGCACGGTGGCTTCGGCATTATGGTAGACGACATGCTCGCCGGAGTTTTCGGCATGGTGGTAATAATACTGATAAAACCTTACGTGGAGTTTTGA
- the thiL gene encoding thiamine-phosphate kinase, with translation MSEFSLIDRYFAHIGENRNDVILSVGDDGAIIQTGNVQQCIAVDTLVRGVHFPEQTQARDIGYKSLAVNLSDMAAMGAKPQWATLAITLSEFEDEQWIKEFALGMDELARQHSVQIIGGDTSRGTQLTISVQIAGIIEDGKALRRDAAKPGDKIFVTGTIGDAAIGLRQLSTASADDYFLQRLNRPTPRVVDMQILKPYINAAIDISDGLLADLGHIMQRSELGATIQIEDVPLSEGVTDKGIDDEEYQFLLSGGDDYEICFTVADEHVNTLLDIASQHGIVITQIGQMVKGNTLQCLYRDGRELAVTKRGYDHFA, from the coding sequence ATGTCAGAATTTTCCCTCATCGACCGTTACTTTGCGCACATCGGTGAGAACAGAAACGATGTCATACTCAGTGTTGGTGACGATGGTGCCATAATACAAACCGGCAATGTACAACAATGCATTGCCGTCGACACCCTCGTCCGTGGCGTACACTTTCCCGAACAAACACAAGCACGCGATATAGGCTACAAAAGCCTCGCCGTAAACCTCAGTGACATGGCCGCCATGGGCGCCAAACCCCAATGGGCCACACTCGCCATCACCCTCAGTGAGTTTGAAGACGAACAGTGGATAAAAGAATTCGCTCTGGGCATGGATGAACTCGCGCGCCAACATAGTGTACAGATTATCGGCGGCGACACCAGCCGGGGAACACAACTGACCATCAGCGTACAAATCGCCGGAATCATCGAAGACGGGAAAGCACTACGCCGTGACGCCGCAAAACCCGGCGACAAAATATTTGTCACCGGCACAATTGGTGACGCCGCCATCGGCCTACGACAACTGAGCACGGCCTCTGCGGATGATTATTTTCTACAACGACTAAACCGCCCAACCCCGCGAGTCGTTGACATGCAAATACTAAAACCGTATATCAACGCCGCCATCGACATCTCCGATGGCCTGCTCGCAGATCTTGGTCACATTATGCAGCGTAGTGAGCTTGGCGCGACCATCCAAATCGAAGATGTTCCATTGTCCGAAGGTGTAACAGACAAAGGAATAGATGACGAAGAATACCAATTTTTGCTCAGCGGCGGCGACGACTACGAAATTTGCTTCACCGTTGCAGACGAACACGTGAACACACTACTCGACATTGCCAGCCAACATGGTATCGTCATAACTCAAATCGGGCAGATGGTGAAAGGAAACACCCTGCAATGCCTCTATCGTGACGGCCGGGAACTGGCCGTGACGAAACGTGGATACGACCACTTCGCCTAA
- the ribBA gene encoding bifunctional 3,4-dihydroxy-2-butanone-4-phosphate synthase/GTP cyclohydrolase II translates to MAFSPIADIIEDIRQGKMVILMDDEDRENEGDLIMGAQWVRPDDINFMARYGRGLVCLTLTTERCQQLKLPLMVSNTNDKHSTNFTVSIEAAHGVTTGISAADRAQTVRAAVAADAKPEDIVQPGHIFPIMAQPGGVLTRAGHTEAGCDLARLAGLEPAAVIIEILNEDGTMARRDDLEIFAREHGLKMGTIADLIDYRIRNEKSIERVAECSLPTEWGEFTLCAYRDLLSQQVHLAAVYGEVNGETPTLVRVHLRDDVTDVLNAERDGLPLPMRKAMQAIAREGSGIAILIRKEIAANDLIKRIRNYQLQDGGGILPQPEPAGDLRTYGLGAQILADLGVKKMRVIGAPKRMHGISGFGLEVTEYVSIDG, encoded by the coding sequence ATGGCTTTCAGTCCAATAGCAGACATCATCGAAGACATCCGTCAGGGCAAAATGGTCATCCTGATGGACGACGAAGACCGGGAAAACGAAGGCGACCTGATCATGGGCGCGCAATGGGTGCGTCCCGACGACATCAATTTTATGGCCCGCTATGGCCGCGGCCTGGTCTGTTTGACTCTCACCACTGAGCGCTGTCAGCAATTAAAACTGCCGCTAATGGTGAGCAACACCAATGACAAACACTCGACCAATTTCACGGTTTCAATCGAAGCTGCCCACGGCGTGACCACCGGTATCTCCGCCGCCGACCGCGCCCAAACCGTACGCGCTGCCGTTGCGGCCGACGCCAAACCGGAAGACATCGTACAACCGGGCCACATCTTCCCGATCATGGCCCAACCCGGCGGCGTACTTACCCGCGCCGGACATACGGAAGCCGGATGCGATCTCGCACGTCTAGCAGGACTTGAACCCGCTGCGGTCATCATCGAGATACTCAATGAAGATGGCACTATGGCCCGTCGCGACGACCTGGAAATCTTCGCCCGCGAGCACGGCCTGAAGATGGGCACTATTGCCGACCTGATCGACTACCGCATACGCAACGAAAAAAGCATCGAACGAGTTGCCGAATGCAGCCTGCCGACGGAATGGGGTGAATTTACCCTGTGCGCCTATCGCGATTTACTCAGCCAGCAAGTGCATCTGGCCGCCGTCTACGGCGAGGTCAATGGAGAAACACCGACATTGGTTCGAGTACACCTGCGCGATGACGTGACCGATGTATTGAACGCGGAACGTGATGGATTACCCTTACCGATGCGCAAGGCCATGCAAGCCATTGCACGTGAGGGCAGTGGTATAGCCATACTCATCCGCAAAGAAATTGCCGCCAATGATTTGATCAAGCGCATCCGCAATTACCAATTACAAGATGGTGGCGGTATACTGCCGCAACCGGAACCGGCAGGCGATTTGCGTACCTATGGCCTCGGCGCCCAAATCCTCGCTGACCTTGGCGTAAAGAAAATGCGCGTAATAGGTGCGCCGAAGAGAATGCACGGCATCTCAGGCTTCGGACTGGAAGTGACAGAATACGTATCGATAGACGGATGA